Proteins from a genomic interval of Rhodococcoides fascians A25f:
- a CDS encoding MFS transporter, with protein MTLAATDSLLLSPKSKQRLVAVFALTNSIGYIAMVQTLPVVLIPMADDLGTSRTAIAAATTVSTLMGAFAALPVGRVLDRVGGRALMATGSGLGAASVLLWSQAQSLLLLYGAFALIGLALSMSTYEASFAVLAVSVEPPQRNQSILTVTMVVGLATYLVYPLVGWLNIQFGWRTTVIALAATLAVTAVPAHVVSVPSRTTHRSRIIGRSGAPLGTVLRQSRFWLLTVAFVAQAASSAAFLLLGITYLIDRGHSVPVATSVLISVGVLQIVARLILTVAGSRLSFTVAAAVSFAIQGIGLLLLPLVGLSIPLTLLCVAAVGLGQGVAVVAKPAVLANTFGVLHFASVLAVITVPTALARAGSPLLAAWLGDWRFLVGCGGLSLIAALALLPLLLRSSRNTDESSAAGRDRDSTGTVQSATCARTR; from the coding sequence ATGACACTCGCGGCCACCGACTCGCTACTGCTGTCACCGAAGTCGAAGCAACGCTTGGTTGCCGTGTTCGCACTGACGAACTCGATCGGTTACATCGCCATGGTGCAGACCCTGCCGGTTGTGCTGATTCCCATGGCCGACGACCTAGGAACATCGCGAACCGCAATCGCGGCGGCGACAACGGTCTCGACCTTGATGGGGGCCTTCGCTGCACTACCGGTAGGGCGGGTCCTGGACCGAGTCGGTGGCCGCGCCCTCATGGCGACCGGGTCCGGGTTGGGCGCGGCGTCGGTACTTCTCTGGTCACAGGCCCAGAGCCTCCTGCTGTTGTACGGCGCGTTCGCCCTGATCGGTTTGGCGTTGTCCATGTCGACCTACGAAGCGTCCTTCGCGGTACTGGCCGTATCTGTCGAGCCCCCGCAGCGAAACCAGTCGATCCTGACGGTGACGATGGTCGTCGGCCTGGCGACCTATCTTGTCTACCCCCTCGTAGGGTGGCTGAACATCCAGTTCGGTTGGCGGACAACCGTCATTGCTCTGGCAGCGACTTTGGCCGTCACCGCCGTACCGGCTCATGTTGTCTCGGTGCCTTCGCGAACAACACACCGCAGCCGAATTATCGGGCGCTCCGGCGCTCCGCTCGGCACTGTGCTGCGGCAGAGCCGGTTCTGGCTGCTGACGGTCGCATTCGTCGCGCAGGCAGCGTCGTCGGCCGCATTCTTGCTGCTCGGAATCACCTACCTGATCGATAGAGGGCATTCGGTGCCCGTCGCCACCTCTGTCCTGATCTCAGTCGGGGTACTGCAGATCGTCGCCAGACTCATTCTGACGGTGGCGGGCAGTCGCTTGTCTTTCACGGTGGCAGCCGCCGTATCCTTCGCAATCCAGGGCATCGGGCTTTTGTTGTTGCCGTTGGTCGGGCTATCGATTCCGTTGACACTGCTGTGTGTGGCGGCGGTGGGCCTCGGCCAAGGCGTGGCCGTCGTCGCGAAGCCGGCGGTCCTGGCCAACACGTTTGGGGTACTGCATTTCGCAAGTGTGCTCGCGGTCATCACCGTTCCGACAGCACTCGCGCGAGCCGGATCGCCCCTGCTCGCAGCCTGGTTGGGTGATTGGCGATTTCTCGTCGGATGCGGTGGGTTGTCTCTGATCGCTGCACTCGCGTTGCTCCCGCTGCTGCTGAGATCATCTCGGAACACCGACGAATCCTCGGCTGCGGGTCGTGACAGGGATTCGACAGGAACGGTTCAGTCCGCTACCTGCGCGCGTACACGCTGA
- a CDS encoding LLM class flavin-dependent oxidoreductase yields MTNEFLWYIPNQVDPGHRGDDAVEGHNSLENLTGQAIALEQNGWAGALIGAGWGRPDTFTVATALAARTTTFEPLIAVRPGYWAPAHFAASAAALDHLTGGRVRVNIVSGKDDLGAYGDVDSDQSRRYERTAEFIALVRKLWTEENVTYRGEHFQVENSTVSPPIVGRPGRPHPKLYFGGASEAAERVSAAHADVQLFWGETLDGVAERIDRLKNFSEDVDRQHRPLEFGLRVTTFVRETTDQAWTDAEAKVAELAGSQSDAFRNPHRRVAVGQQRLLDLASRGDVLDDNLYTAPGRVGGGGAGTTWLVGSAHDVAKSLRKYQDLGITHFVLSDTPYLREIERQGTTLLPLLRE; encoded by the coding sequence ATGACCAACGAATTCCTCTGGTACATACCCAATCAGGTCGATCCCGGCCACCGCGGCGACGACGCCGTCGAGGGCCACAACAGCCTGGAGAACCTGACCGGTCAAGCCATTGCGCTCGAGCAGAACGGCTGGGCGGGCGCATTGATCGGTGCCGGATGGGGCCGTCCCGACACATTCACGGTTGCAACAGCCTTGGCGGCTCGAACCACCACGTTCGAGCCGCTCATCGCAGTCCGTCCCGGATACTGGGCTCCCGCCCACTTCGCCGCCTCGGCAGCAGCTTTGGATCATCTCACCGGAGGTCGGGTACGGGTCAATATCGTCTCCGGCAAAGACGATCTCGGTGCCTACGGCGACGTCGACAGCGATCAGTCGCGCCGTTACGAACGAACAGCAGAGTTCATCGCACTGGTACGCAAGCTGTGGACCGAGGAAAACGTGACCTATCGAGGTGAGCATTTCCAGGTGGAGAATTCGACCGTGTCCCCGCCGATCGTCGGACGCCCTGGCCGTCCGCACCCCAAGCTCTACTTCGGGGGTGCCTCGGAGGCAGCCGAGCGAGTGTCGGCCGCTCATGCGGACGTTCAGTTGTTCTGGGGTGAGACGCTCGACGGAGTTGCCGAACGAATCGATCGGCTGAAAAACTTTAGCGAGGATGTCGACCGGCAACATCGACCGCTCGAATTCGGCTTGCGCGTCACCACTTTCGTCCGCGAGACCACCGATCAAGCGTGGACCGATGCGGAAGCCAAGGTGGCCGAACTCGCAGGTTCGCAATCCGACGCATTCCGAAATCCGCACCGTCGAGTCGCCGTCGGGCAACAGCGTCTGCTCGACCTGGCATCACGTGGAGATGTGTTGGACGACAACCTCTACACGGCCCCCGGACGCGTGGGCGGCGGCGGTGCCGGCACCACCTGGCTCGTCGGGTCGGCGCACGACGTAGCCAAGTCACTGCGCAAGTACCAGGATCTCGGGATCACCCATTTCGTCCTGTCGGATACGCCCTACCTTCGTGAGATCGAGCGCCAAGGCACCACCTTGCTGCCGCTGCTGCGCGAATGA
- a CDS encoding acyl-CoA dehydrogenase family protein translates to MTPSSFRVTPSTQLITGEKEIPFLDRVLEYAERALRPSALQTDKHGVTHERIEQFSELKLLNHLAPPEFGGAAVDRTTDRRLHEAIAGACLNTWLVWAQHGPMVGRLAEAHAAGRELPELGYEILRGRVLVGAAVSDVRKFPDHFIEAVHNRGSWTFSGTVSWVSGWGLNTVLTVAAVERATRTVVTALVPVTSEIRPVGLGLSAVHGSRTERVKLADVVVPDEYVIDRVPLATYRTKDFGVASDARPHHFGLAETVLAELDVSTPAARQVAQAWRPRIAQLRADAYGLSDAAKQSGDDRHRAGDRLRIKAEVGEALSTLTRALLISRAGRGIQSDDTAQLHARSALFLLVQGQTSDVREVQLNRIALEGTEERT, encoded by the coding sequence ATGACGCCTAGCTCGTTCCGCGTAACCCCGTCCACGCAATTGATTACCGGAGAAAAAGAAATTCCGTTCCTCGATCGCGTACTCGAGTACGCCGAACGCGCGCTGCGGCCGTCTGCCCTGCAGACCGACAAGCACGGAGTAACCCATGAGCGAATCGAACAATTCTCGGAACTGAAGCTGCTCAATCACCTTGCCCCTCCGGAATTCGGCGGTGCTGCAGTCGATCGAACAACCGATCGTCGACTTCACGAGGCAATCGCAGGGGCGTGCCTCAATACGTGGCTCGTCTGGGCCCAACATGGACCGATGGTCGGCAGACTCGCCGAAGCACACGCCGCAGGTAGAGAGTTGCCCGAGTTGGGTTACGAAATTCTGCGTGGACGTGTGCTCGTCGGGGCGGCGGTCAGCGACGTTCGAAAGTTTCCCGATCACTTCATCGAAGCGGTCCACAATCGCGGCAGTTGGACGTTCTCGGGAACGGTCTCCTGGGTCAGCGGTTGGGGCCTCAACACGGTGTTGACCGTCGCCGCGGTCGAACGCGCGACGCGCACGGTGGTCACTGCGCTGGTACCCGTCACCTCCGAAATCCGTCCAGTGGGACTGGGCCTGAGCGCAGTTCACGGGAGCCGCACCGAGCGGGTGAAGCTGGCGGACGTAGTGGTGCCCGACGAATACGTCATCGACAGGGTGCCGCTCGCCACCTATCGCACGAAGGACTTCGGTGTTGCAAGCGATGCGCGTCCACATCACTTCGGGTTGGCCGAGACGGTGCTTGCCGAACTCGACGTGTCCACACCGGCAGCCCGACAGGTTGCCCAGGCGTGGCGACCTCGCATCGCACAGCTGCGTGCCGATGCCTACGGCCTCAGTGACGCCGCGAAGCAGTCCGGCGACGACCGGCACCGTGCAGGAGATCGCCTGCGCATCAAAGCTGAGGTCGGAGAAGCATTGTCGACGCTGACGCGGGCTCTGCTGATCTCACGCGCAGGCCGCGGCATTCAATCCGACGACACTGCACAACTCCACGCACGTTCGGCATTGTTTCTCCTCGTGCAGGGCCAAACCTCGGATGTACGTGAGGTGCAGCTGAACAGAATCGCCCTCGAAGGGACAGAAGAGAGAACATGA
- a CDS encoding ABC transporter substrate-binding protein, producing MFTKKSQRTVASVIVSASAVFALAACSSGPAAQADVGSPVSGGTLTFYDPVEYNAWKPTNSIWSNSQVSDNLAERLIWQDPETGEYRPWLAESYRISDDNLTYTFVLKPGVTFSDGTALTAEVVKANFDQHGNGDEARGITKDPFWTDYAGTDAIDDRTVAVKLSEPNAGFIQILSNYRASSILAQSFLDRDLNGQSDLRNWVGTGPFVVESVDGTTGVTLTSRQDYDWAPEGSGHSGKAYLDRIVFKTVPEGGTRVGALQSGEAQIARNIAPYDEETVTAGGGILVAIPVQGETNDLTVDLSDPTAPIQDKQVRLALQAATDRDEINKSVLSPNYPIPTSALVQGTPLRGESSSYLAYDLDKATSLLDDAGWTVGADGVREKDGKRLSFNLRVAPYYQVSQSVIEVVQSQWRKAGVEVNLTRPSLTEYESQLASAPDWYFTQGQTSTAEPSVLRTSYGSDRQNVTKNAVPDAELDRLLEAQSAEFDPVARETAIQAVEDHIFTEGYSIPLYDETQVFGLAPEVQGFTTESTGRSWFYDTWLSE from the coding sequence GTGTTCACCAAGAAGTCTCAACGCACCGTCGCATCCGTCATTGTTTCTGCCTCCGCTGTCTTTGCATTGGCAGCGTGCAGCAGCGGTCCCGCCGCGCAGGCCGACGTGGGATCACCGGTGTCCGGTGGCACGCTCACGTTCTACGATCCGGTCGAGTACAACGCGTGGAAGCCCACCAACTCGATCTGGTCCAACAGTCAAGTCTCGGACAATCTTGCCGAGCGTCTGATCTGGCAGGACCCCGAAACCGGTGAATACCGACCGTGGTTGGCCGAGTCGTATCGGATCAGCGACGACAACCTCACCTACACGTTCGTGCTGAAGCCGGGCGTCACGTTCAGTGACGGCACCGCGCTCACAGCCGAGGTCGTCAAGGCGAACTTCGATCAGCACGGCAACGGCGACGAGGCTCGCGGAATCACCAAGGATCCGTTCTGGACCGACTACGCCGGTACCGATGCGATCGACGACCGGACGGTCGCAGTGAAGCTGTCCGAGCCCAACGCCGGGTTCATCCAGATTCTGTCGAACTACCGCGCGAGCTCGATATTGGCGCAGTCGTTTCTGGATCGAGACCTCAACGGTCAGAGCGATCTGCGTAACTGGGTGGGTACCGGTCCGTTCGTCGTCGAATCCGTCGACGGAACGACGGGTGTGACGTTGACGAGCCGCCAGGACTACGACTGGGCACCCGAAGGGTCCGGGCACAGCGGCAAGGCATATCTCGACAGGATCGTGTTCAAGACTGTTCCGGAGGGTGGAACACGCGTCGGCGCTTTGCAATCAGGGGAAGCGCAGATCGCTCGTAACATTGCGCCGTACGACGAGGAGACGGTCACTGCCGGTGGCGGAATTCTTGTGGCCATCCCGGTCCAGGGCGAGACCAACGATCTGACGGTGGATCTCAGCGACCCCACAGCGCCGATCCAGGACAAGCAGGTGCGGCTGGCTCTGCAAGCGGCTACCGATCGGGACGAGATCAACAAGTCCGTTCTGTCGCCCAACTATCCGATTCCGACCAGCGCCTTGGTGCAGGGGACCCCACTACGGGGTGAGTCGAGCAGCTACCTCGCCTACGACTTGGACAAGGCGACATCCTTGCTCGACGACGCCGGCTGGACAGTGGGAGCCGACGGAGTACGCGAGAAGGACGGCAAGCGTCTGTCGTTCAACCTCCGCGTCGCGCCGTATTACCAGGTATCACAGTCCGTAATCGAAGTCGTTCAATCGCAGTGGCGCAAAGCAGGTGTCGAGGTGAACCTGACCCGTCCGTCGCTGACCGAGTACGAATCGCAGCTGGCGAGTGCCCCCGACTGGTATTTCACCCAGGGCCAGACCTCGACTGCGGAACCGAGTGTGCTGCGTACCTCCTATGGCAGTGATCGGCAGAACGTGACGAAGAATGCCGTCCCGGATGCCGAGCTGGACCGGCTACTCGAGGCACAGTCTGCCGAATTCGACCCGGTAGCAAGAGAGACAGCGATCCAGGCGGTCGAGGACCATATCTTCACTGAGGGTTACTCGATTCCTCTCTACGACGAGACGCAGGTCTTCGGACTTGCTCCCGAGGTGCAGGGCTTCACGACCGAATCCACCGGTCGCTCCTGGTTCTACGACACCTGGCTGTCGGAGTAG
- a CDS encoding ABC transporter permease, protein MSTYILKRAGQAVLVLWAAYTLSFLLLNALPGDAVSNRIQNPEAQLSPESAQALIAYYGLDRPLVVQYFSGLGSVLHGDLGFSLTNGTTVGSLLAQALPSTLQLTGLALVFGLIFAALLATGANYAPWKPVRELLGAIPALFGSVPTFVVGILALQFLSFELGLIPSTDDGTFLALLAPAVTLAIFITAPLAQVLAISIATTRDLPFVHVLRARGAGEGYSFRRGVLRNSSLPVLTLLGLVCGELIAGSVVTEAVFARSGIGQVTVNAVGTQDLPVLQGVVLIAASAFVVVNFVVDIAYPFLDPRILVATGRTRRAGAGLRAPAKTLLGDSRLDGIGAVSVGRGLPAEVSMP, encoded by the coding sequence ATGAGTACCTACATCCTGAAGCGGGCTGGGCAGGCAGTGCTTGTTCTGTGGGCCGCGTACACGTTGTCCTTCCTGCTCCTCAATGCACTGCCCGGCGACGCGGTCAGCAACCGGATCCAGAACCCGGAGGCCCAACTGTCACCGGAGTCCGCGCAGGCGCTGATTGCCTACTACGGCCTGGACCGACCCCTGGTGGTGCAGTACTTCAGCGGGCTTGGGTCGGTGCTGCACGGTGATCTCGGATTCTCTCTGACCAACGGCACCACTGTGGGAAGTCTTCTGGCCCAGGCTTTGCCGAGTACGCTGCAGCTGACCGGTCTGGCGTTGGTGTTCGGATTGATCTTCGCGGCTCTGTTGGCGACGGGTGCCAACTACGCGCCGTGGAAGCCGGTGCGCGAGTTGCTCGGGGCGATTCCGGCGCTGTTCGGTTCGGTGCCCACATTCGTCGTGGGCATCCTCGCTCTGCAGTTCCTGTCCTTCGAGTTGGGTTTGATCCCCTCCACCGACGACGGCACCTTCCTTGCGCTTCTTGCACCTGCGGTGACCTTGGCGATCTTCATCACGGCACCACTGGCACAGGTGCTGGCCATCTCGATCGCCACGACTCGCGATCTGCCGTTCGTCCACGTACTGCGGGCCAGGGGAGCCGGCGAAGGGTACAGCTTCCGTCGCGGCGTACTGCGAAATTCGTCGCTTCCGGTGCTGACGCTCCTGGGGCTGGTCTGCGGCGAGCTCATCGCTGGTTCGGTGGTGACCGAAGCCGTGTTCGCTCGCTCCGGAATCGGACAGGTGACCGTCAATGCTGTAGGTACCCAGGACCTTCCGGTTCTGCAGGGGGTCGTGCTCATCGCCGCATCGGCGTTCGTGGTGGTCAACTTCGTCGTCGATATTGCCTACCCGTTCCTCGACCCACGAATACTGGTGGCGACAGGTCGGACACGAAGGGCCGGAGCCGGACTACGGGCACCGGCGAAGACCCTGCTCGGCGATTCCCGGCTCGACGGCATCGGCGCGGTGTCGGTCGGTCGTGGACTCCCAGCGGAGGTGTCGATGCCATGA
- a CDS encoding ABC transporter permease has protein sequence MTTLDSAAPQDDTAVQPSHNARSIGTVLRWLRGHAVLAVAVTIFSIAAAWAVAPSLFTAFDPIAIDNTRKLLPPSGEHWFGTDLLGRDLFSRIVYGARASLLGAGLAVAVAVVAGSLLGSVAGWFGGALDSVVMRVIDVVLSIPEFLLAISIVVLYSASTGRAGLIPAALAVGVTSSAKFARLIRSEVLKVRTSSYVEAAVTSGATTFTILRRHVVPNSLAPTISLIAVQLGIAIIWIASLSFLGLGAQPPDPEWGLLVADGRQFIATRGWLTLYPALTIIAVVMSTNIISRHLQKRNAR, from the coding sequence ATGACGACCCTGGACTCCGCTGCGCCACAGGACGACACCGCAGTACAACCGTCCCACAATGCACGATCGATCGGCACAGTACTTCGCTGGTTGCGTGGTCATGCCGTGCTGGCAGTAGCAGTGACAATCTTCTCGATCGCGGCCGCGTGGGCCGTCGCGCCGTCGCTGTTCACAGCCTTCGATCCCATCGCCATCGACAACACTCGTAAGTTGCTGCCGCCGTCGGGAGAGCACTGGTTCGGAACCGATCTACTCGGTCGAGATCTGTTCTCTCGCATCGTCTATGGAGCGCGTGCCTCATTGCTCGGCGCAGGCCTTGCCGTTGCCGTTGCGGTCGTCGCCGGCTCCCTGCTCGGTTCCGTCGCCGGATGGTTCGGAGGTGCCCTGGACAGTGTCGTCATGCGCGTTATCGATGTGGTGCTCTCCATTCCCGAGTTCCTTCTGGCCATCTCCATCGTCGTGTTGTACTCCGCCAGCACCGGCCGCGCTGGATTGATTCCGGCCGCACTGGCTGTCGGGGTCACGTCGTCCGCGAAATTCGCTCGGCTGATTCGCTCCGAAGTGCTGAAGGTGCGGACGAGCAGCTATGTGGAGGCCGCAGTTACGAGCGGCGCAACGACGTTCACGATTCTGCGCCGTCACGTGGTGCCGAACTCGCTGGCACCCACCATTTCACTGATCGCGGTTCAGCTCGGAATTGCCATCATCTGGATTGCGTCCCTCAGTTTCCTCGGGTTGGGTGCGCAGCCGCCGGACCCCGAGTGGGGGCTGCTGGTGGCCGACGGTAGGCAGTTCATCGCAACCAGGGGTTGGCTCACCCTCTACCCCGCACTGACCATCATCGCAGTAGTGATGTCGACCAACATCATTTCTCGCCACCTCCAGAAACGGAACGCCCGATGA
- a CDS encoding dipeptide ABC transporter ATP-binding protein: MTGTPVLSVDSLTVGYRTGRDLRPVVHGVGFDVGPGQVLALVGESGSGKTTTGQAILGLLPANGHVLGGTITFRGRDLNTFTPREWRQVRGSAIGLIPQDPSVSLDPVRRVGHQVEDVFRLHTDLDADARRARVLDLFGLVGFDDVERRYQQYPHELSGGMQQRVLVAAAVASEPDLIIADEPTSGLDATVQKQVLDLVDDLRTRSSTSLVLVTHDLGVAADRSDLIGVMRGGHLVELGATADVLANPQDSYTRHLLDSVPSRRASRPIKAAVSAEKATVIEVAELHKTYGDKPAVEGISFSVRAGETFSIVGESGSGKSTTARILTGLTNATSGAVTILGTETTTLSSRDFRPLRRDVQIVYQNPYSSFDPRFSVFDVVEEPLRSFQEPRWGRRRKNVDEVAAALESAALPADFAARHPRELSGGQRQRVAIARALILEPKVLVLDEPISALDVSVAAQILELLQRLQSEHGLTYVFISHDLAVVEAISDRVAVMQRGRIVEQGPVSTVFDNPTSDYTVKLLEAIAGRDSIGTRGSA, encoded by the coding sequence ATGACCGGCACACCAGTACTGTCCGTCGACAGCCTCACCGTCGGATATCGAACCGGCAGGGATCTACGACCGGTGGTACACGGGGTCGGGTTCGACGTCGGTCCAGGTCAGGTTCTGGCGCTCGTCGGGGAGTCCGGGTCGGGCAAGACAACCACCGGGCAGGCAATCTTGGGGTTGCTACCCGCGAACGGCCACGTACTCGGCGGCACGATCACCTTCCGCGGTCGGGATCTCAACACCTTCACACCCAGAGAATGGCGGCAGGTCCGCGGCAGTGCGATCGGCCTGATCCCGCAGGACCCGTCGGTCTCGCTCGATCCGGTGCGACGGGTGGGGCATCAGGTCGAGGACGTGTTCAGGCTGCACACCGATCTCGACGCGGACGCGCGGCGGGCACGAGTACTCGATCTGTTCGGTCTGGTCGGATTCGACGACGTGGAACGCAGATACCAGCAGTACCCGCACGAATTGTCGGGCGGCATGCAGCAGCGTGTATTGGTTGCTGCCGCAGTAGCTTCGGAACCGGACCTCATCATTGCGGACGAGCCCACATCCGGCCTGGACGCGACCGTGCAGAAACAGGTCCTCGATCTCGTGGACGACCTGCGAACCCGGTCGTCGACGAGTCTCGTTCTGGTCACCCACGATCTCGGTGTCGCCGCCGACCGGTCCGATCTCATCGGTGTCATGCGGGGCGGGCATCTGGTGGAACTGGGCGCAACGGCCGACGTGCTGGCCAACCCGCAAGACAGTTACACCCGACATCTTCTCGACAGTGTGCCGTCGCGTCGTGCCTCTCGGCCGATAAAAGCCGCTGTGTCCGCTGAGAAGGCGACGGTCATCGAGGTCGCCGAACTCCACAAGACATACGGCGACAAGCCTGCTGTGGAGGGAATTTCGTTCTCGGTGCGCGCAGGGGAGACATTCTCGATCGTAGGCGAGTCCGGAAGTGGTAAATCCACCACGGCGCGCATCTTGACCGGGCTGACCAACGCGACCTCCGGAGCGGTGACGATCCTGGGCACAGAGACGACGACGCTGAGCAGCAGGGATTTTCGGCCGCTTCGCCGCGACGTGCAGATCGTCTACCAGAATCCGTATTCGTCGTTCGACCCACGATTCAGTGTGTTCGACGTGGTGGAGGAGCCACTCCGATCGTTCCAGGAACCGCGGTGGGGGCGTCGTCGCAAGAACGTCGACGAGGTGGCGGCTGCGCTCGAATCAGCAGCGCTTCCTGCTGATTTCGCTGCTCGCCATCCGCGCGAGCTGTCCGGCGGACAGCGGCAGCGCGTCGCGATCGCCCGGGCGTTGATCCTCGAGCCGAAGGTCCTGGTGCTCGACGAACCGATCTCGGCGTTGGACGTGTCGGTTGCGGCCCAAATCCTGGAGCTGCTGCAGCGGCTGCAGAGCGAACACGGGCTGACCTACGTGTTCATCTCGCACGATCTGGCTGTCGTGGAGGCCATTTCGGACAGGGTTGCGGTGATGCAACGCGGCCGAATCGTCGAGCAAGGTCCCGTGAGTACGGTATTCGACAACCCCACCAGCGACTACACCGTGAAACTGCTCGAGGCGATCGCAGGCCGCGACTCCATCGGCACACGAGGTTCAGCATGA